In a genomic window of Pseudomonas oryzihabitans:
- the cyoD gene encoding cytochrome o ubiquinol oxidase subunit IV has protein sequence MAHDHNAHGHTAESHGTFKSYMVGFILSVILTVIPFGLVMFPTFSKGATLAIVVIMAVVQLLVHLYFFLHLNTSEEQRWNVISFGFTVVIVGIVVVGSLWIMYHMHHNMMIH, from the coding sequence ATGGCGCACGACCATAACGCCCACGGGCACACCGCCGAGAGCCATGGCACTTTCAAGAGCTACATGGTCGGCTTCATCCTGTCGGTCATCCTGACGGTCATTCCCTTCGGCCTGGTGATGTTCCCCACCTTCTCCAAGGGCGCGACCCTGGCGATCGTGGTGATCATGGCGGTGGTTCAGTTGCTGGTGCACCTGTACTTCTTCCTGCACCTGAACACCTCCGAAGAGCAGCGTTGGAACGTGATCTCCTTTGGTTTCACCGTGGTCATCGTCGGTATTGTGGTGGTGGGATCCCTGTGGATCATGTACCACATGCACCACAACATGATGATCCACTGA
- a CDS encoding cytochrome o ubiquinol oxidase subunit III produces MANQVMHNEVAHAEEHGHHDAGSMKTFGFWSYLMTDCILFGTLFATYAVLSGAHADGPSQKDIFELPFVLVETFLLLFSSITYGFAMIAQHHGSKGGVLGWLAVTWLFGAGFIGMELYEFNHLIHEGYGPDRSAFLSAFFALVGTHGLHVSSGLIWMIVLMLQISSKGLTTTNVTRLSCLSLFWHFLDIIWIFVFTIVYLMGVL; encoded by the coding sequence CCACGACGCCGGATCGATGAAGACGTTCGGCTTCTGGTCCTACCTGATGACCGACTGCATTCTGTTCGGGACGCTGTTCGCGACCTATGCAGTGCTGAGCGGGGCCCATGCCGATGGCCCCTCCCAGAAGGACATCTTCGAACTGCCGTTCGTACTGGTGGAAACCTTCCTGCTGCTGTTCTCCAGTATCACCTACGGCTTTGCCATGATTGCTCAGCATCATGGCAGCAAGGGTGGTGTACTCGGTTGGCTGGCGGTTACCTGGCTGTTCGGTGCCGGCTTCATCGGCATGGAACTCTATGAATTCAACCATCTGATCCACGAGGGTTATGGCCCGGATCGTAGCGCCTTCCTGTCCGCGTTCTTCGCGCTAGTCGGTACTCACGGTCTGCACGTGAGCTCGGGGCTGATCTGGATGATCGTGTTGATGCTGCAGATCTCTTCCAAGGGTCTGACCACCACCAACGTGACCCGCCTGTCGTGCCTGAGTCTGTTCTGGCACTTCCTGGACATCATCTGGATCTTCGTCTTCACCATCGTCTATCTGATGGGGGTGCTGTAA